From the Pseudomonadales bacterium genome, the window GGTCAACGGCGGCGGCTATAGCGATTACTGCTTTGCGCCCACCACACAATGCCTGCCTTGGCCAGAAAAATACAGCGCAGCAGAAGCTGCGTGTTTGCCGGAATCGTTTATCACGGTTTGGCACAATTTATTTCAGCGCGGCAAATTGCAAGCGGGCGAAACTGTGTTGATACAAGCGGGCAGCAGCGGCATCGGCACCACCGCCATCCAGCTAGCACATTTAGCAGGCGCACGCGTTTTTACCACCGCCGGTAACGCCGAAAAATGTGCGCGTTGTATCGCACTTGGCGCAGAACTCGCTTTTGATTATCACCAAGGTGATTTCACTGACACACTGCACGCAGCAACCCAACAACACGGCGTGGATGTCACACTCGATATTCTCGGCGGCGAAGCCTTAGCGCAGCACATCAAGCTTGCCGCTGTAGATGGGCGCATCATCAATATTGCCGTGTTAAATGGCAGCAAAGCGGAAATCAATCTCGCTACAGTGATGATGAAACGCTTAACCATCACTGGCTCGACATTGCGCGCGCAATCCAACCAACAAAAAACTGCGATGGTGAGTGATATTCGTCAACGCGCTTGGCACTGGATAGACAGCGGACAATTTCGCCCTGTGATTGATCGCTATTTTGATTTTCACGATGTAGATGCGGCGCATCAGCATATGAAAAATCGCGCACATTTTGGAAAAATCGCTATTACTCTC encodes:
- a CDS encoding NAD(P)H-quinone oxidoreductase, whose product is MKQRFIQHLPDQTLAIAEQTLREINDDEVLIAVATFGINRPDLLQRAGLYPAPPDASPILGLEVAGTVIACGKNVTQWQEGDRVCALVNGGGYSDYCFAPTTQCLPWPEKYSAAEAACLPESFITVWHNLFQRGKLQAGETVLIQAGSSGIGTTAIQLAHLAGARVFTTAGNAEKCARCIALGAELAFDYHQGDFTDTLHAATQQHGVDVTLDILGGEALAQHIKLAAVDGRIINIAVLNGSKAEINLATVMMKRLTITGSTLRAQSNQQKTAMVSDIRQRAWHWIDSGQFRPVIDRYFDFHDVDAAHQHMKNRAHFGKIAITLGNHP